One genomic window of Geodermatophilus sp. DSM 44513 includes the following:
- a CDS encoding formate/nitrite transporter family protein: protein MSDRQPPEMAQVAGETGAKKVSRSWDRVLVSAFLGGAYIAFGALVAITVSSGLDPTTWGTLPTLFMGAAFTLGLVLVLVAGSDLATGNMLLVPLGAMQGRLGMGEVARNLTLVLLGNLLGALVVAYFLAVQTGVIGAPGASGSAGLTHDRLAAIAEGKALGESAWQTFLRGVGCNWLVCLAVWMSLAATTVSGKILAVFFPVMAFVAMGFDHVVANMFFLPAAVFAGVPGIGWGDIGLNWLLAGVGNLVGAVVFVGTSYWYLFLREEPAAQPTRTATGGEAAERA, encoded by the coding sequence ATGTCCGACCGGCAGCCCCCCGAGATGGCCCAGGTGGCCGGTGAGACCGGCGCCAAGAAGGTCAGCCGCAGCTGGGACCGCGTCCTGGTGTCGGCCTTCCTCGGCGGGGCCTACATCGCCTTCGGCGCGCTCGTGGCGATCACCGTCTCCTCGGGCCTGGACCCGACCACCTGGGGGACGCTGCCCACGCTGTTCATGGGCGCGGCCTTCACCCTGGGGCTGGTGCTCGTGCTGGTCGCCGGATCCGACCTGGCGACCGGGAACATGCTGCTGGTCCCGCTCGGCGCGATGCAGGGCCGGCTCGGCATGGGCGAGGTCGCCCGCAACCTGACGCTCGTGCTGCTGGGCAACCTGCTCGGCGCCCTCGTCGTCGCGTACTTCCTGGCCGTGCAGACCGGGGTGATCGGCGCCCCGGGTGCGTCGGGCAGCGCCGGGCTCACCCACGACCGGCTGGCCGCGATCGCCGAGGGCAAGGCGCTCGGGGAGTCCGCCTGGCAGACCTTCCTGCGCGGTGTGGGCTGCAACTGGCTGGTCTGCCTGGCCGTCTGGATGTCGCTGGCGGCGACCACGGTGTCGGGCAAGATCCTGGCGGTCTTCTTCCCGGTGATGGCCTTCGTCGCGATGGGCTTCGACCACGTGGTGGCCAACATGTTCTTCCTGCCGGCGGCGGTGTTCGCCGGCGTCCCGGGCATCGGCTGGGGTGACATCGGCCTCAACTGGCTGCTCGCCGGCGTCGGCAACCTGGTCGGCGCCGTGGTCTTCGTCGGCACGTCCTACTGGTACCTGTTCCTGCGCGAGGAGCCGGCGGCGCAACCCACCCGCACCGCGACCGGCGGGGAGGCCGCCGAGCGCGCGTGA
- a CDS encoding glutathionylspermidine synthase family protein, producing the protein MRRVEAGVVRPGWEAEVEAQGLVYNRTTTPGGEVRSYWREGPFYDFTMAEVRQLEGWVAQLFEMCVAAGDHVVEHDLFDRMGIPPIARPEIRRTWETEPPSVYGRFDLRYDGQGPPKLLEFNADTPTGLVESAVTQWNWHLFTGQGADQWNALHDRLVAAWQRNLTRWERRTGVRPRVHLAWTSEERSGEDRMTVAYLMDTVVQAGYEAIELVVEDIALDDGDGRFYDQQGRHLDVVFKLYPWEWLIEDEFGAAVLADAARPGGTTWVEPAYKMLWSTKALLPVLWRLFGADPALSPLLLPAYFADELPSSWRTYVRKPLWGREGANVQIVRDGQVAEQQPGRYGTEGWVVQEFAPLPDFAGVDGPHHPVLGAWVVDGEPAGLGIRESDGLITDNLSFFVPHTIDLAGPQAGRR; encoded by the coding sequence GTGAGGCGCGTCGAGGCCGGCGTGGTGCGTCCCGGCTGGGAGGCCGAGGTCGAGGCCCAGGGGCTGGTCTACAACCGGACGACGACCCCCGGCGGCGAGGTGCGCAGCTACTGGCGCGAGGGTCCCTTCTACGACTTCACGATGGCCGAGGTGCGCCAGCTGGAGGGCTGGGTCGCCCAGCTGTTCGAGATGTGCGTGGCGGCCGGCGACCACGTCGTGGAGCACGACCTGTTCGACCGGATGGGCATCCCGCCGATCGCCCGCCCGGAGATCCGGCGCACCTGGGAGACCGAGCCGCCGAGCGTCTACGGCCGCTTCGACCTGCGCTACGACGGGCAGGGCCCGCCCAAGCTGCTGGAGTTCAACGCCGACACCCCGACCGGGCTGGTCGAGTCCGCCGTCACCCAGTGGAACTGGCACCTGTTCACCGGGCAGGGCGCCGACCAGTGGAACGCGCTGCACGACCGGCTGGTCGCCGCCTGGCAGCGCAACCTCACCCGCTGGGAGCGGCGCACCGGCGTCCGCCCGCGGGTGCACCTGGCCTGGACGTCGGAGGAGCGCTCCGGTGAGGACCGGATGACCGTCGCCTACCTGATGGACACCGTCGTGCAGGCCGGCTACGAGGCGATCGAGCTGGTCGTCGAGGACATCGCGCTCGACGACGGAGACGGCCGCTTCTACGACCAGCAGGGCCGCCACCTCGACGTCGTGTTCAAGCTCTACCCCTGGGAGTGGCTGATCGAGGACGAGTTCGGGGCCGCCGTCCTCGCCGACGCCGCCCGGCCCGGCGGCACGACGTGGGTGGAGCCGGCCTACAAGATGCTGTGGAGCACCAAGGCCCTGCTGCCGGTGCTGTGGCGGCTGTTCGGCGCCGACCCGGCGCTGTCCCCGCTGCTGCTGCCGGCCTACTTCGCCGACGAGCTGCCCTCGTCCTGGCGCACCTACGTGCGCAAGCCGCTGTGGGGCCGGGAGGGGGCCAACGTGCAGATCGTCCGCGACGGGCAGGTCGCCGAGCAGCAGCCCGGCCGCTACGGCACCGAGGGGTGGGTCGTGCAGGAGTTCGCCCCGCTGCCGGACTTCGCCGGCGTCGACGGCCCGCACCACCCGGTGCTGGGCGCCTGGGTGGTCGACGGCGAGCCGGCGGGCCTGGGCATCCGGGAGAGCGACGGGCTGATCACCGACAACCTGAGCTTCTTCGTGCCGCACACGATCGACCTCGCCGGTCCGCAGGCCGGGCGCCGGTAG
- a CDS encoding nitroreductase family deazaflavin-dependent oxidoreductase, whose translation MPLQGEYEPSSEQWVREQVERYEATGGREANTLRDTGLPVAVFSTRGARSGKVRKQALMRVEHDGAYAMIGSKGGAPTDPAWVANLRAHPDQVTVQDGPQPWDGVAREVTGEERQQWWERAVAAYPPYAEYQQRTERVIPVFVVERAEPVNPA comes from the coding sequence ATGCCGCTGCAGGGTGAGTACGAGCCGAGCTCGGAGCAGTGGGTCCGCGAGCAGGTCGAGCGCTACGAGGCGACCGGGGGCCGGGAGGCCAACACGCTGCGGGACACCGGGCTGCCCGTGGCGGTCTTCAGCACCCGGGGTGCCCGCAGCGGCAAGGTGCGCAAGCAGGCGCTCATGCGGGTGGAGCACGACGGCGCCTACGCGATGATCGGTTCCAAGGGCGGCGCGCCGACCGACCCGGCGTGGGTGGCCAACCTGCGCGCGCACCCCGACCAGGTCACCGTGCAGGACGGGCCGCAGCCGTGGGACGGCGTGGCCCGCGAGGTGACCGGCGAGGAGAGGCAGCAGTGGTGGGAACGGGCCGTGGCCGCGTACCCGCCCTACGCCGAGTACCAGCAGCGGACCGAGCGGGTGATCCCGGTCTTCGTGGTCGAGCGCGCCGAGCCCGTCAACCCGGCCTGA
- a CDS encoding winged helix DNA-binding domain-containing protein — MTTATDLALLRLVALRVAGPPPADAAAAVRLLTCVQAQELPGAVTSVALRTAQRTRAGVEAALECGAVVRSWPMRSTLHLLPAEDLPWLLALCGPRVLAGAARRRAVLGVTDADTERARDLVTAALTGGRRRGRRDLLAAVADGGVATTGQRGYHLLWYLAQTGTLCLGPMADGEQQFVLLDEWVPAPRRLDRDAALAELALRYLRGHGPATVADLARWSGLTVTDVRAGVAAVRDQLTAVEVDGREHLMAPETADLLAACRGQAAGLFLLPGFDELVLGYADRSCTVPPQFADRIVPGGNGVFRPTVVHGGRVLGTWAWQGPRSGREGADRTVAATPFTAFPDDVAAAIPAAAAALP; from the coding sequence ATGACGACGGCGACCGACCTCGCCCTGCTGCGGCTGGTGGCCCTGCGGGTCGCCGGCCCACCGCCCGCCGACGCCGCCGCCGCGGTCCGGCTGCTCACCTGCGTGCAGGCCCAGGAGCTGCCCGGTGCGGTGACGTCGGTGGCGCTGCGGACGGCGCAGCGCACGCGGGCCGGGGTGGAGGCGGCGCTGGAGTGCGGTGCGGTCGTCCGCTCGTGGCCGATGCGCAGCACGCTGCACCTGCTGCCCGCCGAGGACCTGCCCTGGCTGCTGGCGCTGTGCGGGCCGCGGGTGCTGGCCGGTGCCGCCCGGCGGCGGGCGGTCCTCGGCGTCACCGACGCCGACACCGAGCGGGCCCGCGACCTGGTCACCGCGGCCCTCACCGGCGGCCGGCGCCGCGGCCGACGGGACCTGCTCGCCGCCGTGGCCGACGGCGGAGTGGCCACCACCGGGCAGCGCGGCTACCACCTGCTGTGGTACCTGGCCCAGACCGGCACCCTGTGCCTCGGGCCGATGGCCGACGGCGAGCAGCAGTTCGTGCTGCTCGACGAGTGGGTGCCCGCGCCGCGGCGGCTGGACCGGGACGCCGCCCTGGCCGAGCTGGCGCTGCGCTACCTCCGCGGGCACGGCCCGGCCACCGTCGCCGACCTCGCCCGCTGGTCCGGGCTGACGGTGACCGACGTGCGCGCCGGGGTGGCCGCCGTCCGCGACCAGCTGACCGCCGTGGAGGTCGACGGCCGGGAGCACCTCATGGCGCCGGAGACCGCCGACCTGCTGGCCGCGTGCCGCGGGCAGGCCGCCGGGCTGTTCCTGCTGCCCGGCTTCGACGAGCTCGTCCTCGGCTACGCCGACCGCAGCTGCACCGTCCCGCCGCAGTTCGCCGACCGGATCGTGCCCGGCGGCAACGGGGTGTTCCGGCCGACCGTCGTCCACGGCGGGCGGGTGCTCGGCACCTGGGCCTGGCAGGGCCCACGGTCCGGGCGGGAGGGCGCGGACCGGACGGTCGCCGCGACGCCGTTCACCGCGTTCCCCGACGACGTGGCCGCCGCCATCCCCGCGGCGGCCGCCGCGCTGCCCTGA
- a CDS encoding bifunctional 2-polyprenyl-6-hydroxyphenol methylase/3-demethylubiquinol 3-O-methyltransferase UbiG, with product MQAADWDARYAAQQQWSGGPNALVAELLADLAPGDAVDLAAGEGRHALWLAGRGWRVTAVDFSATGLARGRARPGADRVTWVTADVRAWDAAAGSLDLVLVAYLHLPEPETTDLLCRAVGWLRTGGHLLVLGHDADNVAHGVGGPQDPAILYSVARLAPVAGLLEVDRLEQVRRESPAGTALDTLLWGRRSGRPVVPRR from the coding sequence GTGCAGGCAGCGGACTGGGACGCGCGCTACGCCGCGCAGCAGCAGTGGTCGGGCGGCCCCAACGCGCTGGTGGCCGAGCTGCTCGCGGACCTGGCGCCCGGGGACGCGGTCGACCTGGCGGCGGGGGAGGGCCGGCACGCGCTGTGGCTGGCCGGCCGCGGCTGGCGGGTGACGGCCGTGGACTTCTCCGCCACCGGGCTCGCCCGCGGGCGGGCCCGGCCGGGTGCGGACCGGGTGACCTGGGTGACCGCCGACGTCCGCGCCTGGGACGCCGCCGCGGGATCGCTGGACCTGGTGCTCGTCGCCTACCTGCACCTGCCGGAGCCCGAGACCACGGACCTGCTGTGCCGCGCGGTCGGCTGGCTGCGGACCGGCGGGCACCTCCTCGTGCTCGGCCATGACGCCGACAACGTCGCGCACGGCGTCGGTGGCCCGCAGGACCCGGCGATCCTGTACAGCGTCGCGCGGCTGGCCCCGGTGGCCGGGCTGCTCGAGGTCGACCGCCTGGAGCAGGTCCGCCGCGAGTCGCCGGCGGGGACCGCGCTGGACACCCTGCTGTGGGGTCGGCGGAGCGGTCGTCCCGTCGTCCCCCGGCGGTAG